From Rhinolophus sinicus isolate RSC01 linkage group LG15, ASM3656204v1, whole genome shotgun sequence, the proteins below share one genomic window:
- the TMEM107 gene encoding transmembrane protein 107 has translation MGRISGLVPSRFLTLLAHLVVVITLFWSRDSNIQACLPLTFTPEEYEKQDIQLVAALSVTLGLFAVELVGFFSGVSMFNSTQSLISIGAHCSASVALSFFIFERWECTTYWYIFVFCSALPAVTEMALFISVFGLKKKPF, from the exons ATGGGCCGGATCTCGGGGCTCGTGCCCTCTCGCTTCCTGACGCTCCTGGCGCATCTGGTGGTCGTCATCACCTTATTCTGGTCCCGG GACAGCAACATCCAGGCCTGCCTGCCTCTCACGTTTACCCCTGAGGAGTATGAGAAGCAGGACATTCA GCTGGTGGCAGCGCTGTCGGTCACCCTGGGCCTCTTTGCAGTGGAGCTGGTCGGTTTCTTCTCAGGAGTTTCCATGTTCAACAGTACCCAGAGCCTCATCT CCATCGGGGCTCACTGTAGTGCGTCTGTGGCACTATCCTTTTTCATATTTGAGCGTTGGGAGTGCACCACATACTGGTACATTTTTGTCTTCTGCAG TGCCCTCCCAGCTGTCACTGAAATGGCATTATTCATCAGCGTCTTTGGGTTGAAAAAGAAACCTTTTTGA
- the VAMP2 gene encoding vesicle-associated membrane protein 2: protein MSATAATAPPAAPAGEGGPPGPPPNLTSNRRLQQTQAQVDEVVDIMRVNVDKVLERDQKLSELDDRADALQAGASQFETSAAKLKRKYWWKNLKMMIILGVICAIILIIIIVYFSS, encoded by the exons AT GTCGGCTACCGCTGCCACCGCCCCCCCTGCCGCCCCGGCTGGGGAGGGAGGCCCTCCTGGGCCCCCTCCAAACCTCACCAGTAATAGAAGACTGCAGCAGACCCAGGCCCAGGTGGATGAG GTGGTGGACATCATGAGGGTGAACGTGGACAAGGTCCTGGAGCGGGACCAGAAACTGTCAGAGCTGGACGACCGTGCAGATGCACTCCAGGCGGGGGCCTCCCAGTTTGAAACAAGTGCAGCCAAGCTCAAGCGCAAATACTGGTGGAAAAACCTCAAG ATGATGATCATCTTGGGAGTGATTTGCGccatcatcctcatcatcatcatcg TTTACTTCAGCTCTTAA